From Mucilaginibacter gotjawali:
TTCGCCATTGTGTGCCCGATAGCATGGTACGCCATGAACAAATGGATGGAATCATTTACCGATAAAACCTCCATCAGTTGGTGGATTTTTGCCGCAAGCGCCATTGGGATGCTGCTGGCAGCTGTCATAACATCCAGTTTTCAAACCGTTAAAGCGGCAATAGCAAACCCGGTGAAGAGCCTCCGTTCCGAGTGATCTGAGCTTAGACATCAGGAAAAAAATGGATAGTTTATAATACTTTCAACCAATGAACAATTGAACTAACGAACCAATCATGATAAAAAACTATTTTAAAATCGCTTTCAGAGGCTTTTGGAAACACAAGTTATTTACGCTTATAAATATCGTTGGCTTATCAATTGGTATCAGCGCAGCGCTGGTAATCTATTTGATTGTGAATTTTGATTTTACGTTCGATAAGTTCCATAAAGACAGTGATCGTATTTACCGGGTGTCAAGTACCTTTTCATTCCAGGGCGAAAAGGGTTTTAATGGTGGTGTTTGCGGGCCCCTGGCCGGCGCTGTTAAAAGCCAGGTAGCAGGCGTTGAATTTACCGCGCCATTTTTTTGCATGTCTTCGCCTAATGTATTTATTCCGGGTAAAAAGGGTGTCCCCGTTAGATTTAAAGACCAGGATAATGTGGTTTTGGCAGATGGTGCGTACTTTAAAATATTTAACTACAAGTGGTTGGCCGGTAATCCGGCAACCGCATTAATTGCTCCTAATCAATGCGTGTTGACATCAGAGCAGGCCCAAAAATATTTCGCCGGGTTGCCTTACAGCCAGGTAATAGGTAAGGTGGTTAACTACGATACCATTAAAACAACCGTTACCGGCGTGGTGCAAACATTATCCGCTAACAGCGACCTTACTTTTCATGATTTCATCTCCTATAGTACCGGAACCCTCACCGCAAACAAAAGCCTGTCAGACCAATTACAGCTTAACGAATGGGAAAGCACTAATTCAGCATCCCAACTGTTTATAAAATTATCAGCAACCGCATCACCTGCACGGATCGGGAAGCAATTGAATGATATTTTAAAGAAAGCCAGCCCTCCACGCCCCGACAGTAAGGGTACCACACATAACTTTGTGTTACAGCCGTTGAGTGAGCTCCATTTTAATGAACAATTGGGAATATTTGACTTTACGGCCCGCGTTGCCAATAAAAAAACGTTGTATTTCCTGCTGGGCATCGCTGCATTTCTATTGATTTTAGGCTGCATTAATTTTATAAATTTAACAACAGCACAGGCAACACAACGCGCGAAGGAGATAGGGATCCGAAAGACCATGGGCAGTAACCGACGGCAACTGATCTTCCAGTTTTTAAGCGAAACCTTCCTGATCACACTTTTTGCCGTTATAATTTCTATTGTTGCTACCCCTTTAATATTGAAGTTGTTTACAGGTTTTATCCCCAAGGGGCTAAAGGCCGACCTTCTTCAGACTAATATTTTGCTATTTTTGATATTATTAACAGCTGTAGTGAGCCTCGCTTCCGGCTTTTATCCGGCTATTATGCTGTCAGGCTACAAACCTGCTCTTGTGCTAAAAAATCAAACAAGTACCAATAGCAGCAAAACACGCAATGCATGGCTGCGCAAGTCGTTAACAGTAACGCAATTTATTATTGCACAGTTTTTTATAATGGCGACGATTTTAGTGAGCAAACAAATTTATTTTGCGCTTCACAAAGATCTCGGCTTTAAAAAAGAAGCTATCATTGTTGTCAACTCACCATGGAAGAACCGGACTGCAGGCAAAAACCAGGTGTTTTTAAATGCTTTACGCTCCATACCACAGGTAGAAATGGTAAGTACGGGAGGCGCTCCGCCTTCTTCCGGAAACACCAACTCAACATTGGTTACCTATAAAGACGGAAAAAAGGAAATTAAAACAGAGGTTCAATTAAAGTTCGGCGACCCCGATTACCTGAAAATTTATAAACTTAAGCTCCTCGCGGGTCGCGGTTTGCAGGCGGGCGACAGTTCCAAATCCGTAATTATAAACGCAAATTACGCCAAGGTGCTTGGTTTCAGGAATCCCGGCCAGGCTATAGGCAAAACGCTTGACCATTTTAACGGTGTTAAATCCCTTCAAATTGTGGGTGTAGTAGCCGACTTTCATCAAAAATCATTGCATGAGCCCATCAAACCGCTGGCTTATTATTACGGAACCAACCGCTGGCAAACAGGTACTTTTCATATTGCGTTAAAACCGGAATCCCCGGGTGGCAATGAGTGGAAAGCGGCTATTGCCACGATGGGAAAATCGTGGAAGCAAATCTATCCGGATGACGACTTTGAATATAATTTCTTTGATGAGTCCATAGCCAAATTTTATGAAGAGGAGCAACATACTTCAAAACTGCTTACCTGGGCCACCGGATTATCAATTTTTATCAGCTGCCTCGGTTTACTGGGTTTGGCTATTTACACAACTAACCAGCGTACAAAAGAAATTGGTGTACGGAAAGTATTGGGTGCTTCTGTATTTCAAATAGTAAGGTTACTTTCAACAGAGCTGGTTCTTCTGATCTTGTTGGCATTCGTAATAGTAACGCCTGTGGCGTGGCTGGCGATGAATAAATGGATGGAAAGCTTTGCCGAAAGAACATCAATAAGTTGGTGGATTTTTGCTGCAAGTGGGATAGGAATGCTGATGGCAGCAGTCATCACATCAAGTTTTCAAACAGTTAAAGCCGGAATTGCCAACCCGGTGAAGAGTTTGAGGAGTGAGTAGGGGAAAGTCATCAGTCATTGTGTCATTAGTCATTAATGGCTGGTATTATTGACGCGAAGCAAATGATCAATTCAATAAATCACTAAATCAATAATTAGTTTATCATGATAAAAAGCTATTTTAAAATTGCCTGGCGTAACTTATGGCGCCACAAGCGAATGACCGCTATTAATGTGGCTGGGCTTGGTATAGGGATGGCTGCCACGGTGCTGATTGCGCTATGGGTGCAGAATGAACTTAGTTTTGATAAATTTCAGCCGGATGCAAAAAACATTTACCGCATAAAAGTGAGGCTATCCATATCAAAAACCGAAACCTGGGTTTGGGAAATGTCGCAATATATTTTGGGCGATTTTGCGCAGAGACAAATACCCGAAATAGCTGATATTACGCGCCTCAAATCGCATTACGGCGATTTAAATATGCATTATGGTGATCAGATAATCACTGAAAAAAAATCGGCCTATGTTGATGATCATTGGTTTAAAATGTTTCATTACGACGTGGTCGACGGTTCGATAGACGGATTTGTAAAAAACCCGTTCAGCCTGATCCTTACGGAGTCAACTGCAAAAAAATATTTTGGCGACAGGGAAGCTGTAGGGAAAATATTGCGCCTGGATACGGTTAATTACCAGGTGCAGGCCGTGGTTAAAGATAACCCTGCCAATTCAAGCTTTCAATACAATTTGCTGATGCCGGTTGCCGCACAATTGTCGGATCCCAAGCAAAAGAAGAATGCTTTGGAGTGGGGTAACTACAATTATCTTACCTTTTTAAAACTAAAGCCAGGCGCCAGCTCCGCCAAAGTCGCCGCCAAAATAAAAAGTATTGTACACGCAAATAAAAAGGGTGATAAAGGCACTCAAAAATTTGAGTTGATCAGCCTGCCGGATATCCACTTTGAAAACGACTTGCAAAGTTCCTCTATCCTGCATGGTAACCGCACTATAGTAAATGTGTTTATGGTGCTGGGCGCTTTGTTGCTTATCACCGCCTGTATTAATTACGTCAACCTTACCACCGCACGCGCCAGCCTTCGCTCAAAGGAGATAAGCGTCCGCAAAATTGTCGGGGCTGATCGTTTACACTTATTCGGGCAGTTTATGTCTGAGTCGTTACTGGTAAGCTTCCTGGCGCTGGTACTGGCTTTATTGTTGGTACAGGTTGCAATGCCATGGTTTAAAGCCTTTACCGACAAGCCGTTTGAAAGTCCGTTTACCTCGCCCGTCATCCTGCTTATTTTAGGGCTTACTTTGCTGATCTCATTTTTATTGAACGGGCTCTATCCGGCCGTTTTGCTTTCATCCTTCCAGCCCTTAAATGTATTCAGGGGCAAAGCAGTGCTCAATTTTAAGGATATAGCACTGCGGAGGGTATTGGTTGTAGCGCAATTCACTATATCAGTAGTGCTTATTGTAGGTACATTAGTCATCTACGGACAATTGCGCTTTATGCAAACGATGGATCCGGGTTACAACAGGTCACAGGTTTTCAGCTTTTCATTTCCGTACTGGACGATTCCGCATTTCGACTTTAAGAAATCCGATGAGTTGCTAAAAACAATAAAGCAACAGTTAAAAGAACAAAATGCTACGTCAAATGTTTCCATGGCAGGTAGCGGGCTGGTTGATTTTGGCAATGCAAGCGCGGGCGGCTTTGATTGGGCAGGACGGCCGAAAGATTTCGACCCGTCGTTTGCGCCGCTAAGTGCAGATGTTGATTTCCAAAACCTGATGCAGGTCCGGATCAAGGAGGGGAGATGGTTTAGGGATGATATTGCAGACAAAAAAAATGTACTGCTTAACGAAACCGCTGTTAAACTCACCGGGTTGCGTGAACCGGTTATTGGCCAGCGTTTTATCCACCAGGGCGATACCGGCGTAATTGTTGGTGTTGTAAAAGATTTTCATTACAAAAGCCTTCATGATAAAATAGGCCCGATGGTAATTTCGGACAACCCCGGCGAAGGCTTCTACATAAGAACCACTCGCGGAAACACTGCTGCAGCGATAGCTGCCGCCGGTAAGATCTGGCAACAGTATTTTCCAAATACACCATTTGTTTACGACTTTTTAGACGAAACATACAACAACCTTTACAAACAGGAGCAGCAATCATCAGTGCTGGTTACCTTGTTTGCGCTGATAGCGATTTTTATCTCCGCGCTCGGTTTACTCGGCCTGGCCGCTTTCGCCGCCGAGCAAAAGGTAAAAGAAATAGGTATAAGGAAGGTGCTTGGCGCCAGCATGCAGCATATTGTGCGACTGCTTTCTGTTGATTTTATAAAGATGGTTTGTATTGCCAGTATTATCGCCTTCCCGCTGGCATGGTGGGCTATGAACAAGTGGTTGCAGGGTTTTGCGTACCGCATAGCGCTTTCCTGGTGGATATTTCTTGGCGCGGCGGCAATTGCGCTGCTTATTGCATTGATAACAGTTAGTTTCCAGGCGGTAAAAGCTGCAATTGCTAATCCGGTGAAGAGTTTAAGGAGTGAGTAGAAGGGTATTGCGTAATTAGTCATTGAACGCGGAACAACTCAGTTCGTTAGTCAATGACCCAACACACGCAGCAAATGACCAATGACCCAATGACGCGCAGCAAATGACTTAATGACTATACTAAGCTAAACTAAATGATAAAAATTAACCTAAAACTTGCTATCCGGAATATCTTCCGCAACAAACTGTATTCCGCAATTAACCTGGTTGGACTAAGTGTGGCCAGTGCATTTTGTATTCTCGTTTACCTTTACGTAAAAAACGAGCAATCTTTTGACCGGTTCCATCACGACCAGGACAGGCTTTACAGGGTAGAAGAATCTGATATCTATAGTTCCTTGCGTGCGAAATCGCAAAAAAGCTTCTTCTCTGA
This genomic window contains:
- a CDS encoding ABC transporter permease translates to MIKNYFKIAFRGFWKHKLFTLINIVGLSIGISAALVIYLIVNFDFTFDKFHKDSDRIYRVSSTFSFQGEKGFNGGVCGPLAGAVKSQVAGVEFTAPFFCMSSPNVFIPGKKGVPVRFKDQDNVVLADGAYFKIFNYKWLAGNPATALIAPNQCVLTSEQAQKYFAGLPYSQVIGKVVNYDTIKTTVTGVVQTLSANSDLTFHDFISYSTGTLTANKSLSDQLQLNEWESTNSASQLFIKLSATASPARIGKQLNDILKKASPPRPDSKGTTHNFVLQPLSELHFNEQLGIFDFTARVANKKTLYFLLGIAAFLLILGCINFINLTTAQATQRAKEIGIRKTMGSNRRQLIFQFLSETFLITLFAVIISIVATPLILKLFTGFIPKGLKADLLQTNILLFLILLTAVVSLASGFYPAIMLSGYKPALVLKNQTSTNSSKTRNAWLRKSLTVTQFIIAQFFIMATILVSKQIYFALHKDLGFKKEAIIVVNSPWKNRTAGKNQVFLNALRSIPQVEMVSTGGAPPSSGNTNSTLVTYKDGKKEIKTEVQLKFGDPDYLKIYKLKLLAGRGLQAGDSSKSVIINANYAKVLGFRNPGQAIGKTLDHFNGVKSLQIVGVVADFHQKSLHEPIKPLAYYYGTNRWQTGTFHIALKPESPGGNEWKAAIATMGKSWKQIYPDDDFEYNFFDESIAKFYEEEQHTSKLLTWATGLSIFISCLGLLGLAIYTTNQRTKEIGVRKVLGASVFQIVRLLSTELVLLILLAFVIVTPVAWLAMNKWMESFAERTSISWWIFAASGIGMLMAAVITSSFQTVKAGIANPVKSLRSE
- a CDS encoding ABC transporter permease; translation: MIKSYFKIAWRNLWRHKRMTAINVAGLGIGMAATVLIALWVQNELSFDKFQPDAKNIYRIKVRLSISKTETWVWEMSQYILGDFAQRQIPEIADITRLKSHYGDLNMHYGDQIITEKKSAYVDDHWFKMFHYDVVDGSIDGFVKNPFSLILTESTAKKYFGDREAVGKILRLDTVNYQVQAVVKDNPANSSFQYNLLMPVAAQLSDPKQKKNALEWGNYNYLTFLKLKPGASSAKVAAKIKSIVHANKKGDKGTQKFELISLPDIHFENDLQSSSILHGNRTIVNVFMVLGALLLITACINYVNLTTARASLRSKEISVRKIVGADRLHLFGQFMSESLLVSFLALVLALLLVQVAMPWFKAFTDKPFESPFTSPVILLILGLTLLISFLLNGLYPAVLLSSFQPLNVFRGKAVLNFKDIALRRVLVVAQFTISVVLIVGTLVIYGQLRFMQTMDPGYNRSQVFSFSFPYWTIPHFDFKKSDELLKTIKQQLKEQNATSNVSMAGSGLVDFGNASAGGFDWAGRPKDFDPSFAPLSADVDFQNLMQVRIKEGRWFRDDIADKKNVLLNETAVKLTGLREPVIGQRFIHQGDTGVIVGVVKDFHYKSLHDKIGPMVISDNPGEGFYIRTTRGNTAAAIAAAGKIWQQYFPNTPFVYDFLDETYNNLYKQEQQSSVLVTLFALIAIFISALGLLGLAAFAAEQKVKEIGIRKVLGASMQHIVRLLSVDFIKMVCIASIIAFPLAWWAMNKWLQGFAYRIALSWWIFLGAAAIALLIALITVSFQAVKAAIANPVKSLRSE